Proteins encoded by one window of Effusibacillus pohliae DSM 22757:
- a CDS encoding acyl-CoA thioesterase → MTHNWSETELRVRYSETDAMQVVHHANYLSWFEVGRTEMMRRAGIPYRQFEDRGILLPVIEARIFFLASARYDDELVVRTRLAEARVKVRFEYEIARKSDRQILARGYTVHAWVNRQMKPIQLRKLAPELEQAMQAYLSAEGESQA, encoded by the coding sequence GTGACACACAACTGGAGCGAAACGGAGCTGCGGGTACGCTATTCGGAAACGGACGCCATGCAGGTCGTCCATCATGCGAATTATCTCAGCTGGTTCGAAGTGGGCCGCACGGAAATGATGCGCAGAGCAGGCATTCCCTACCGGCAGTTTGAAGACCGGGGGATTTTGTTGCCGGTCATCGAGGCGCGAATTTTTTTCCTGGCATCCGCCCGTTATGACGATGAGCTTGTGGTCAGAACCCGTTTGGCAGAGGCGCGGGTGAAGGTACGCTTTGAATACGAGATTGCCCGAAAATCGGACAGGCAAATCCTTGCCAGAGGGTATACGGTGCACGCGTGGGTCAACAGGCAAATGAAACCGATTCAGCTGCGAAAGCTGGCGCCCGAATTGGAGCAGGCGATGCAAGCTTACCTATCGGCAGAAGGGGAATCACAAGCATGA
- a CDS encoding FxsA family protein, whose amino-acid sequence MFRILFLLFIVVPIVELYILIQVGKVIGGWQTILLVLLTSGLGAYLAKTQGRTVWRRLQTELSLGRPPGDALLDGVCVLLGGLLLLTPGFATDVLGLILLLPPTRVPIKRIAKRWIAKRLSRGTWIVYRR is encoded by the coding sequence TTGTTTCGCATTTTGTTCTTGCTGTTCATCGTCGTCCCGATCGTTGAACTCTACATCCTGATCCAAGTCGGGAAGGTGATCGGGGGCTGGCAGACGATTTTGCTGGTGTTGCTGACCAGCGGATTGGGCGCTTACCTGGCGAAAACGCAGGGACGGACTGTCTGGCGCCGGCTGCAAACCGAACTCTCACTCGGAAGACCGCCGGGCGACGCGCTGCTCGACGGCGTCTGCGTGTTGCTGGGCGGCCTGCTGCTGCTGACCCCCGGTTTTGCCACCGACGTTTTGGGGCTGATCCTGCTGCTGCCGCCGACCCGAGTGCCGATCAAGCGAATCGCCAAACGTTGGATCGCAAAGCGATTGTCGAGAGGTACGTGGATTGTGTATCGGCGATGA
- the icd gene encoding NADP-dependent isocitrate dehydrogenase, which produces MALFEKFPMPAEGEKIKVDNGKLMVPNNPIIPFIEGDGTGPDIWAAASRVLDAAVAKAYKGEKKIAWYEVYAGEKAFHKFNEWLPNDTLTALKEYIVSIKGPLTTPVGGGIRSLNVALRQELDLYVCLRPVRYFNGVPSPVKNPELVDMVIFRENSEDIYAGIEYQAGTPEVKKVIEFLQNEMGVKKIRFPETSGIGIKPVSQEGTERLVRAAIEYALCHKRKSVTLVHKGNIMKFTEGAFKNWGYELAEREFADKVFTWAQYDRIKQQQGAEAANKAQAEAEAAGKIIIKDSIADAFLQQVLTRPAEYDVIATMNLNGDYISDALAAQVGGIGIAPGANINYVTGHAVFEATHGTAPKYAGQDKVNPGSVILSGVMMLEHLGWQEAADLIIRSMEKTIGQKIVTYDFARLMEGATEVKCSEFGDALIKNL; this is translated from the coding sequence ATGGCGCTGTTCGAGAAGTTTCCGATGCCCGCCGAAGGCGAAAAAATCAAAGTAGACAATGGGAAATTGATGGTTCCCAACAATCCGATCATCCCGTTTATCGAAGGAGACGGCACCGGTCCCGACATTTGGGCTGCCGCTTCCCGCGTGTTGGATGCTGCGGTCGCGAAGGCATACAAGGGCGAGAAAAAAATTGCCTGGTATGAAGTGTACGCCGGTGAGAAAGCATTTCACAAGTTTAATGAGTGGCTTCCGAATGATACATTGACCGCTCTGAAAGAATACATCGTCAGCATCAAAGGGCCGCTGACCACGCCGGTCGGCGGGGGCATCCGTTCGCTCAACGTCGCGCTGCGGCAGGAACTGGACCTGTATGTTTGCCTGCGTCCCGTCCGCTATTTTAACGGAGTGCCTTCGCCCGTGAAAAATCCGGAACTGGTCGACATGGTAATCTTCCGCGAAAACTCGGAGGACATCTACGCCGGGATTGAATATCAGGCGGGCACGCCGGAAGTGAAAAAGGTCATCGAATTTTTGCAGAACGAGATGGGCGTCAAGAAAATCCGCTTCCCCGAAACGTCCGGCATCGGCATCAAGCCGGTTTCGCAGGAGGGAACGGAACGGCTCGTCCGCGCGGCGATCGAATACGCGCTTTGTCACAAGCGTAAGAGCGTGACCCTGGTACATAAGGGCAATATCATGAAGTTCACCGAAGGCGCATTCAAAAACTGGGGCTACGAACTGGCGGAACGCGAGTTCGCCGACAAAGTGTTCACCTGGGCGCAATACGACCGGATCAAGCAGCAGCAGGGCGCGGAGGCGGCCAACAAGGCGCAGGCCGAAGCGGAAGCTGCAGGCAAGATCATCATCAAGGACAGCATCGCCGACGCATTCCTGCAGCAAGTGCTGACCCGTCCGGCCGAATATGACGTGATCGCGACCATGAATCTGAACGGCGATTACATCTCTGACGCCTTGGCGGCACAAGTGGGAGGCATTGGAATCGCTCCGGGGGCAAACATTAACTACGTCACCGGCCACGCCGTGTTTGAAGCTACGCACGGCACGGCACCGAAATACGCTGGACAAGACAAAGTCAACCCGGGTTCCGTCATCCTGTCCGGCGTAATGATGCTGGAACATCTCGGCTGGCAGGAAGCGGCAGACCTGATCATCCGTTCGATGGAAAAGACGATCGGCCAAAAAATCGTGACATACGACTTCGCCCGTCTGATGGAAGGCGCGACCGAAGTGAAATGTTCCGAATTTGGCGATGCGCTGATCAAGAATCTGTAA
- the mdh gene encoding malate dehydrogenase — protein MTIKRKKISVIGAGFTGATTALFLAQEELGDIVLLDIPQLENPTKGKALDMLEATPVLGVDANIIGTSNYEDTKDSDLVIITAGVARKPGMSRDDLVTTNAGIVKSVTEQVVKYSPNCYIIVLSNPVDAMTYVAHKTSGFPKNRVIGQSGVLDTARFRTFVAQELNVSVEDVTGFVLGGHGDDMVPLIRYSYAGGIPLEKLIPQERIDAIVERTRKGGGEIVNLLGTGSAYYAPAASLVQMAEAILKDKKRILPAIALLEGEYGYENLYMGVPTLIGGNGLEKVFELELTPEEKAALDKSAESVRNVMNVVG, from the coding sequence ATGACGATCAAACGCAAAAAAATTTCTGTGATCGGTGCCGGCTTTACCGGCGCGACGACCGCTTTGTTCCTGGCGCAGGAGGAACTGGGCGACATCGTGTTGCTCGACATCCCGCAGCTGGAAAATCCGACCAAAGGAAAAGCGCTTGACATGTTGGAAGCGACTCCGGTGCTCGGCGTCGACGCGAACATCATCGGCACCAGCAACTACGAGGACACCAAGGATTCCGACCTGGTGATCATCACGGCCGGCGTGGCCCGCAAACCGGGCATGAGCCGCGACGACCTCGTCACCACCAACGCCGGCATCGTCAAATCGGTTACCGAACAGGTCGTAAAATATTCACCGAACTGCTATATCATCGTTCTGTCCAACCCGGTCGACGCAATGACCTACGTCGCCCACAAAACGTCCGGTTTCCCGAAAAACCGCGTGATCGGACAGTCGGGTGTGCTCGACACCGCGCGCTTCCGCACGTTCGTGGCGCAGGAATTGAATGTTTCCGTCGAGGACGTGACCGGATTCGTTCTGGGCGGACACGGGGACGATATGGTGCCGCTGATCCGGTATTCGTATGCGGGCGGCATTCCGCTTGAGAAATTGATCCCGCAAGAGCGGATCGACGCGATTGTCGAACGCACCCGCAAAGGCGGCGGCGAGATCGTCAACCTGCTCGGCACAGGCAGCGCCTATTATGCACCCGCAGCATCGCTGGTTCAAATGGCGGAAGCCATTTTGAAGGACAAAAAGCGCATTCTTCCGGCGATCGCATTGCTGGAAGGTGAGTACGGGTACGAAAACCTTTACATGGGCGTGCCGACCCTGATCGGCGGCAACGGCTTGGAAAAAGTGTTTGAACTGGAACTGACCCCGGAAGAAAAAGCGGCGCTCGACAAGTCGGCCGAATCGGTGCGCAACGTGATGAACGTCGTTGGCTGA